DNA sequence from the bacterium genome:
ATGGCGATGCGGGTCGGGTCGATGGCGCCGAACAGCGGCGACAGCGGATCGGCGGCCGCGGCCAGCACCTGATCGAGCACGAAGACCACGTCCTGCGGCCGCTCGACGAGCGCCGCGCCGAGCGCCGCCGGCGTGTTGCAGTTGGGAAAGTCGTAGATCGTGTTGCCGGGGTGCGGCGGCGCGACGACGACGAAGCCCCACGACGCCAGCAGCGGGGTGAGGAACCGGCTCTGCAGCGGCGTGCCGCAGGAGCCGTGCGAGAACAGCACCAGCGGGTACGGGCCGCCACTGGCAGCGAGCGGCGCGTCGGCGACGCCGCCGGTGGCGGCGACGATCGGTCCGCTGCCGGACGGCGCGGGATACCAGATGCTGGTGTTCAGCACCCGCGGCGTGCCCGGGCTCGCCGCCGAATCCTTGGTGTACTCGATGACGCGGTAGCCGGGGACGTACGGACCGGAGCGACGCGGGTCGAGACAGGTGCCGGCGGTCCAGTCGACGACGTCGGCGCAGTGCGTCTGCGCCGCGCAGGCCGTGCGCGCGAAGCGACCGGTATCGGTGCACGCCGCGGCGCGGCTCAGCGTGCAGGTGGCGCGGTCGTCCGCGCGGCGGACGCGGCCGCAGGTGGACCTGGTGCTGCCGCAGGTCGCGCCCTTGGCGATGTCGCGCGCCGTGTCGCGGCAGTCGGCGCGCAGGCTGCCGGCGGCGATGGCGTCGTCGATCGCGGCGCGGGCGCAGCGCTGATAGGCGCCGCGGCGGCTGAAGGTGGCGCACGGACACGCCGTCTCGGTGGCGGCGCGCAGGGCGGCGAGGGCGCGCTGGTCCTCGAGCGTCCAGGCGTCGGTCAGGCAACTGCTGCTGCGCGCCGACGCCGACGACGCGACGCCCAGCAGCAGCACCAGCCACAGTCGATTCGCAACCGTCATGTGCACCCCCCGAACGACAGCCCACGCCCGGCAACGGACGCGCCCCCGCCCGCTCGACACCCCGTGCGATGTGCCGCCGTGTGCGCGTCGTAGCGCACCGCGGGCCGGTTGGAAACCCGCGCTGGCGGTGCGCCCCATTCATCGCTGCCCGCTCGCGCGCCGCGGCCCCGTCGCGCCCGGATCCGGCGCGACGGGATGGGGGTTGGCTCTTCGCCGTGGCGTGTGGGATCTGGGGTCATGCGCCTGGTCGCGGCCCTGCTCGCGCTGCTGGTCGTCGGCTGCGGCGGCGACTCGGGCGATCGCCCGCAGCCAATGCGCGGCGCGATCGAGGGCTTCTACGGGCCGCTGTACTCCTTCGAGCAGCGGCTCGACCTGCTGCGCTTCCTGCCCCGGGCAGGGCTCGACACCTACGTCTACGCGCCGAAGACCGACCCGTACCATCGGGCGCGCTGGCGCGATCCCTATCCAGCGGAGTGGATGGCGCACTTCCGCGAGCTGGCGAGCACGGCGCGCGATCTCGGCCTGCGCTTCGTGTTCGCGCTCTCGCCGGGCGCGCAGTTCGATCCCGACGCCGGCGACCAGGCCGCCGTGCAGGACAAGCTGGCGACGCTGCTGGACGTCGGCGTGCGCCACTTCTGTCTCTTCTTCGACGACCTCGCGCCGGGGGGCCGCGCCGCCGAGCCGGCGGTACAGGTCGCGCTGGTCACCGATACCCTCGCCTTCCTGAGTGCTCGCGGGCGCGACGCCGACCTCTGCTTCATCTCCCACTACTACGCCGGCACCGCCGCCGAGCTGCGCGCCGACCGCTCGCCGTTCGACGGCACGTTCGCGGCGCCGGCGTCGGCGACCTACGCCGCTTACGCGGCGATCCCGCGCGAGGTGGCGATCCTCTGGACCGGACCGCGCGTCTTCAGCCGGCTCACCGTCGCCGACACCGCCGCCTATCGCGCCTTCGCCGGGCGCCCGGTGGTGATCTGGGACAACTTCCCGGTGAACGACGTCATCCTCAGCCGCGAGCTCTTCCTCTCGCCGTACCGCGATCGCGAGGCCGGCATCGCGCGCGTCGCGGACGGGGTGCTGCTCAACCTCATGCTGCAGCCGGAAGCGAGCAAGCTGGCGCTGTACACCGCCGGTCGCTTCTTCGCCGAGGGCGGGCGGTACGATCCGGACGCGGCGCTCGACGCCGCGCTCGACGTCGTCGCCGGCAGCCACGCCGGCGGCCGGATCGTGGCCCGCATCGCCGAACAGTTCCACAGCCACCCGCTGATCGGCCACGTGCAGGAGTCGCCGCGCCTGGCGGCGCGCATGGCCGCCTTCCTCGCCTCGCGCTCGGCGGCGGACGCCGCGGCGCTGCGCGCCCTGTTCGCCGAGCTCGCCGCCACCGCCGACGACCTCGCCCGCGACGTCCCCAACCAGGCGCTGGTCGCCGAGCTCGCCGCGCCGGCGGAGAAGCTGTCGTTGCTCGCCACCGCCGGACTGCTGGCGCTCGATCGGCTCGAGCGCCAGTCGCGGGGCGAGCCCGACGACGACGACGCCCTCACCGCGGCGCTGCGCGCCGCGCGCGCCATTCCCTGGCTGGTCGCCGCCAACTCGCCGATCGGCGCGCCGCTCGATCAGTTCCTGTCCGGGCAGGATGCGGAGCCGGCCAACGTCTTCGGCGACTTCTTCGCCGCCGTCGGCCCGTGAGCGCGGGTCGCGCGCCGGCGCGGCGACGGACCGGCCGCGCCCCGGCGGCCCGTCACCAGCCGAGCACGTAGGCGAACAGCAGCGGCGCGACGATGGTGGCGTCGGACTCGATGACGAACTTCGGCGTCTCGAGGCCGAGCTTGCCCCAGGTGATCTTCTCGTTCGGCACCGCGCCGGAATACGACCCGTAGCTCGTGGTCGAATCGCTGATCTGGCAGAAGTAGGCCCACTTGCGGATGCCCTCCATCCGCAGGTCCTGCTCCATCATCGGGACCACACAGATCGGGAAGTCGCCGGCGATGCCGCCGCCGATCTGGAAGAAGCCGATGCCGCCGCCCACGGCGGCGTTCGCCTGGTACCACCGCGACAGCGCGATCATGTACTCGACGCCGGAGCGCAACACCTCCACGCGCCGGATCTTCCCGGCGATGCAGTGGGCGGCGAAGATGTTGCCGAGGGTCGAGTCCTCCCAGCCCGGCACGAACAGCGGCAGGTCCTTCTCGCAGGCGGCGAGCAGCCAACTGTGCTTGGGATCGATCTGATAGGACGGCGCCAGGCGGCCGCTGCGGATGAGCTTGTAGAAGAACTCGTGCGGCAGCCAGCGCTCGCCGGCGCGGTCGGCGGCGTGCCACTCCTGCGCCAGGTTGTGCTCGAGATGCCGCATCGCCTCTTCCTCGGGGATGCAGGTGTCGGTGACGCGGTTGAGCTGGCGGTCGAGCAGCGCCTGCTCCTCCCGCGGCGAGAGCTCGCGGTAGTTCGGAATGCGCACGTAGTGGTCGTGCGCGACGAGGTTGAACAGATCCTCCTCGAGGTTCGCGCCGGTGCAGGAAATGGCGTGCACCTTGTCCTGGCGGATCATCTCGGCCAGCGACAATCCGAGCTCGGCGGTGCTCATCGCGCCGGCGAGGCAGGCCAGCATGCGGCCGCCGCCCTCGACGTGGGCGCGGTACGCGCGCGCGGCATCGACCAACGCCGCCGCATTGAAGTGCCGATAGTGGTGGGTGAGGAACTGGCTGATCGGTCCGCTGCTCATGGTGGACCGAAAATGGAAGAATCGGCTGCCGGGCGCAACCGGTGGGAGGACGCGGCGCGGGGGCCCGGAGGCCCCCGCCGCGAGGTCACGGCATGCGGCAGGAGAGGCTGAGCTGGCCCTTCTTGCGGCAGATGTCGATGCTGCCATTGCGCGGGATGAGCGCCTGCTGCATCGACGCGGCGACCGGACCGCTCGGCTGCGACACCCCGGTCTGGGTGCGCGGCAGGTGGCGGCGGGTCAGCGTCATGTTGAAGATGTTCGGATCGTCGCGCAGCACCTTGATAGTGGCTCGCGTGACGCCGTCGCCCGAGCGGCACTTGTAAATCCGGTCACTGCGCTGGGCGCAGCCGGTGAGCGCCGCCGCGGCGTCGAACTGCCCGCTGTCCTTCACGTTCAGCGACACCGCGCCAGCGAGCAGATCGGCGCGGAAGGTCTTGGCCGTGCTGTCGTCGACGATGGCGCGCACGCGCATGCTGCCGGTGTCGCGGTTGGCGCTGCTGGCGGTGAGGTTCACCTGGCGCAGCGCCAGGTTCGGGGTGTCGGTGACCGCGCCCTGCAGCAGGGCGATGAACGGCCGATGCAGCACCGCCGACTCGCGGCCCATGCGGATGCGTTTGCCGATCAGCGCTCCCTCGATCTTCGAGAAGGCGCCGATCGACACCTTCGGGCGCTTGGCGGCGAGCAGCGTGCCGGGGAATGGACTCTGCGTGTGACTGCCGATGCGGACGAAGCGGCCGGCGCCGCTCACCATCCACAGCACGTTGGCCGGGAGGATGTTCTCCAGCACGACGCGCGAGCGCGTGCCGATGCGGAAGGCGCCGGCGACCCGGAAGACCACCACCGTGTCGGCGAAGCCCTTGATGGTCAGGCCGCCGTCCTGGCCGATGCGCAGCGCGTCGATGTCCACCACCTGCTGGCCGTGCCCCAGGTTGATGACCTGCGACTGTCCGGCGCGCAGCCGGATCTCGCCCAGCGCTTGCGTCTGCGGCAGCGCGAAGATCGTCCTCTCGGTGTCGGGGACCGCATCGATGGTCTTCTGGCAACGGAGGTACTCGGGCGCCGTGCCGGTCTTGTCGACGTTCGGATTCGCCGGATTGTCGATCGTGAGCTGCGTCTCGCACTTCAGGCCCTGCGGGCACTGGCTGTCGTTCTGGCAGGGGATAGTGCCGCCGGTGCACATCGCCGGCGGACCGACGAGCGGCACCGTCTGTCCGACCACGACCGCTCCCGGCGATGCGTTGTCGTTGACGAACTGGTGCAGGATGCGGATCACCGGCCGGCCGCCGCTGAAGCGGACGTTGCCCTCCAGGGCCACGGCGCCGGTGACCAGCACGCCGATCGATGCCTTCATGTCGACCCCACACGCGCCGGCGCGGATGGTCGCGGTCAGCTCGGCGATGCCCGCGTCCGCCTCCATGACCTTGGCCTCGCGGCCGAGGCGCAGGCTGCGCAGGCCGTCGACGGCGGTGCCGATGATCGCGTAGCGCTGGAGCTGGTAGAAGGTCGAGCAATTGGGGTTCTCGGCGTCGATGACGCCGTCGCCGTCGTTGTCGATGCCGTCGGCGCACGAGTTGCACTCCGGGCTCTCGACGCCGACCTCGAACAGGCAGCCCAGCGTCGGCTCGCAGGTGTCGGTGGTGCACCCATCATTGTCGTCGCACACCGTGGCGGTGCCGCCGACGCAGGCGCCGGCGACGCACTGTTCGCCGGTGGTGCAGGCATTGCCGTCGCTGCACGGCGTGCCGCCGGGCGCGTTCTGGTGCAGGCAGACGCCGCTGCCATCGCACTGATCGAGCGTGCACTGGTTGCCGTCGTCGGCGCAGGGCGAGCCGGGCGACTCGAGCTGGCAGGTTGCCGAGCAGCAGTCGCCGCTCACGTTGTTGTGATCGTCGCACTGCTCCGGCCCTTCGACGATGCCATTGCCGCAGTAGGGCGTCTGGGTCGGCGTCGCGCTCGGCGTCGGCGTGTTCGTGAAGGTCGCGGTGACGGTCGGCGTCCGCGTGTTGGTCGCGGTGACGGTGGACGTCGCGGTGCGCGTCGGGGTCAGGGTGAAGGTCGCCGTGGGCGTCGGCGTCCAGGTCGGCAGCGGCGGCGCGGCGCTGCTGTCGTTGCGTGATCCGGCGCTGACGACGCTGTTGGGCGAGCACCCCGGCGCGCTGAGGCCGTTGGTGTCGATGCCGAAGCCGGCGGCGCCGATGTTGAACCCCGACCCGGCCAGCGCGCCGTTGTAGATGAAGATCACCGCCTGATTGGCGCCGAGCGCGAAGCCGTCGCTCGGCTCGGGCGCGCAGATGGTGGTCGACGTGGTGACGCTGCTCGGCGAGGTGCACACCGGCGGATTGCCGGTGGCGGGCACGCCGAACGCGATCAGCGTGCGCTGCGCGCTGCCGT
Encoded proteins:
- a CDS encoding deoxyhypusine synthase family protein — its product is MSSGPISQFLTHHYRHFNAAALVDAARAYRAHVEGGGRMLACLAGAMSTAELGLSLAEMIRQDKVHAISCTGANLEEDLFNLVAHDHYVRIPNYRELSPREEQALLDRQLNRVTDTCIPEEEAMRHLEHNLAQEWHAADRAGERWLPHEFFYKLIRSGRLAPSYQIDPKHSWLLAACEKDLPLFVPGWEDSTLGNIFAAHCIAGKIRRVEVLRSGVEYMIALSRWYQANAAVGGGIGFFQIGGGIAGDFPICVVPMMEQDLRMEGIRKWAYFCQISDSTTSYGSYSGAVPNEKITWGKLGLETPKFVIESDATIVAPLLFAYVLGW
- a CDS encoding beta-N-acetylglucosaminidase domain-containing protein is translated as MRLVAALLALLVVGCGGDSGDRPQPMRGAIEGFYGPLYSFEQRLDLLRFLPRAGLDTYVYAPKTDPYHRARWRDPYPAEWMAHFRELASTARDLGLRFVFALSPGAQFDPDAGDQAAVQDKLATLLDVGVRHFCLFFDDLAPGGRAAEPAVQVALVTDTLAFLSARGRDADLCFISHYYAGTAAELRADRSPFDGTFAAPASATYAAYAAIPREVAILWTGPRVFSRLTVADTAAYRAFAGRPVVIWDNFPVNDVILSRELFLSPYRDREAGIARVADGVLLNLMLQPEASKLALYTAGRFFAEGGRYDPDAALDAALDVVAGSHAGGRIVARIAEQFHSHPLIGHVQESPRLAARMAAFLASRSAADAAALRALFAELAATADDLARDVPNQALVAELAAPAEKLSLLATAGLLALDRLERQSRGEPDDDDALTAALRAARAIPWLVAANSPIGAPLDQFLSGQDAEPANVFGDFFAAVGP
- a CDS encoding alpha/beta hydrolase; amino-acid sequence: MTVANRLWLVLLLGVASSASARSSSCLTDAWTLEDQRALAALRAATETACPCATFSRRGAYQRCARAAIDDAIAAGSLRADCRDTARDIAKGATCGSTRSTCGRVRRADDRATCTLSRAAACTDTGRFARTACAAQTHCADVVDWTAGTCLDPRRSGPYVPGYRVIEYTKDSAASPGTPRVLNTSIWYPAPSGSGPIVAATGGVADAPLAASGGPYPLVLFSHGSCGTPLQSRFLTPLLASWGFVVVAPPHPGNTIYDFPNCNTPAALGAALVERPQDVVFVLDQVLAAAADPLSPLFGAIDPTRIAMTGHSFGGLTTYLVTAIEPRIDVAVAMAPASFYNSVLPVPSLTMLGTIDSVISNPGARAAYDRSASPKLLVEIEHTGHYAFSDVCLSTSDCNPPATLTSAEAHADVLRWVLPFLQTHLAGDQRWSPLLGPPSQPGFVYASQ